A single region of the Lates calcarifer isolate ASB-BC8 linkage group LG16_LG22, TLL_Latcal_v3, whole genome shotgun sequence genome encodes:
- the zmp:0000000760 gene encoding collagen alpha-1(IX) chain, which produces MPAYKDMLVFAALFVILGLAHCQKLPSFDLLEEFRVPESRGVKRVDGSQPEAVAYRVNPSIHLRKTMSDVYPDGLPSDYSVIATFKVTKDTAKKSWNLWQVSDPEGRDQVGLRFQGDTRSLDFFYTSPHGSQMLRTFHGVEKLFDGEWHKLALSVKGRQVKLLIDCEEVSVESIDESRPVIRRGYTSIVKRAAGDRSVSVDLQQMDVSCDPEQAYSEGCCELSSVCGGYAEIGLTAGRASCKCMHGQPGIQGRPGPKGHRGLPGEPGDPGRQGNWGIRGNTGDYGNIGETGPKGEKGIKGEKGMRGLWGQAGDRGPKGLKGLKGAAGFKGVRGPPGDIGETGKAGEVGSKGERGFEGIPGFQGVKGAKGTAGVKGRSGPRGKQGIVGDPGERGAAGEKGKPGTSGPTGRAGTIGPKGIIGDPGLPGREGDPGIEAYQGPQGLSGKLGQVGTKGEKGTLGPAGEMGPQGRTGPRGYKGSAGKPGRPGFIGPPGPTGHVGVPGKQGPKGDTGIQGIQGVKGAQGEKGIKGPKGRVGDRGEQGPQGGRGKRGPAGPPGRSGPVGVKGVRGEGGPDGFQGPPGPPGPTLPAQHVIEVCKKVVLEQMSTFANSVKRTCAAVCPLYGDVPMGAPGPRGQKGPPGPPGDPGNDGVDGEMGPPGFYGEAGELGRKGETGDRGEQGDKGAKGYGLPGYTGDQGPKGQRGRPGRAFNGQPGKQGERGHVGRPGLRGHAGLRGSPGVCVTSGCPQLNATNGTPPQPAPRRLRNRP; this is translated from the exons ATGCCGGCCTACAAAGATATGCTGGTGTTTGCAGCACTCTTTGTCATCTTGGGATTGGCCCATTGTCAAAaattgccaa GTTTTGATCTCCTGGAGGAGTTTCGTGTGCCTGAGTCGAGAGGAGTGAAGAGGGTGGATGGCTCTCAACCAGAGGCAGTGGCCTACCGCGTCAACCCCTCCATCCATCTACGGAAGACCATGAG TGATGTGTATCCCGATGGACTTCCCTCCGACTACTCAGTCATTGCAACATTTAAGGTGACCAAGGACACTGCCAAGAAATCCTGGAACTTGTGGCAGGTCAGCGACCCTGAGGGGCGAGACCAAGTTGGCCTGCGTTTCCAAGGTGACACGCGCTCTTTAGACTTCTTCTACACCAGCCCCCATGGGAGCCAGATGCTGAGGACCTTCCATGGTGTGGAAAAATTGTTTGATGGAGAGTGGCACAAGTTGGCGCTGAGTGTTAAAGGCAGGCAGGTGAAGCTGCTGATAGACTGTGAAGAGGTCAGCGTGGAGTCCATTGACGAGTCAAGGCCAGTCATCCGCCGAGGGTACACCTCCATCGTCAAGCGTGCGGCAGGAGATCgttctgtgtct gtGGACCTCCAGCAGATGGATGTGTCATGTGACCCAGAGCAGGCTTACTCAGAAGGCTGCTGTGAACTCTCCAGTGTG TGTGGGGGATATGCAGAGATCGGTCTAACAGCTGGAAGAGCATCTTGCAAATGTATGCACGGACAACCAGGCATTCAGGGACGTCCCGGGCCAAAG GGTCACAGAGGTCTTCCAGGAGAACCTGGAGACCCAGGAAGACAAGGAAACTGG GGGATCAGGGGAAACACGGGAGACTATGGCAACATTGGCGAGACAGGCCCAAAG GGTGAAAAAGGAATCAAAGGCGAGAAAGGAATGAGAGGACTCTGGGGCCAAGCG GGAGACAGAGGTCCTAAGGGGCTGAAAGGATTAAAAGGGGCAGCAGGCTTCAAG GGAGTTCGTGGACCACCTGGAGATATTGGAGAGACTGGGAAAGCAGGAGAAGTT GGCAGCAAAGGTGAAAGAGGATTTGAAGGGATTCCCGGGTTTCAAGGAGTTAAG GGAGCAAAAGGGACTGCTGGGGTAAAGGGGCGTTCTGGGCCCAGAGGAAAACAG GGAATTGTGGGAGATCCTGGAGAGAGGGGAGCTGCTGGAGAGAAGGGGAAGCCT GGGACCTCAGGACCTACTGGCAGAGCTGGCACGATCGGACCAAAG GGCATAATTGGAGATCCGGGCTTACCTGGCAGAGAGGGCGATCCAGGAATAGAG GCTTATCAAGGACCACAAGGTCTTAGTGGGAAACTTGGACAAGTTGGAACAAAG GGGGAGAAAGGCACCCTGGGGCCAGCAGGAGAAATGGGCCCCCAAGGCCGTACT GGCCCAAGAGGTTACAAGGGTTCTGCAGGAAAGCCAGGAAGACCTGGATTTATTGGCCCACCTGGACCCACT GGACACGTGGGTGTGCCTGGAAAACAAGGGCCCAAG GGTGACACAGGAATCCAGGGAATCCAAGGAGTTAAAGGTGCACAG ggagaaaaaggaaTTAAGGGCCCAAAAGGAAGG GTTGGAGACAGGGGGGAGCAGGGTCCCCAGGGAGGACGGGGGAAGCGCGGCCCAGCAGGCCCACCTGGACGTTCAGGTCCTGTAGGAGTCAAGGGGGTACGAGGTGAAGGAGGACCAGATGGATTTCAGGGGCCCCCAGGTCCACCA GGTCCGACCCTCCCTGCTCAACATGTGATCGAGGTTTGTAAGAAAGTGGTGCTGGAACAGATGTCCACCTTTGCCAACTCAGTGAAGAGGACgtgtgctgcagtttgtcctCTTTATGGGGATGTGCCCATGGGTGCCCCTGGTCCCCGCGGACAGAAGGGACCTCCCGGACCTCCT GGTGACCCTGGTAATGATGGTGTTGACGGAGAAATGGGCCCACCGGGATTCTATGGAGAAGCCGGAGAACTGGGACGAAAGGGAGAAACag GTGACAGAGGAGAGCAAGGTGATAAAGGAGCCAAGGGTTATGGCCTACCTGGCTACACTGGAGATCAGGGACCAAAGG GTCAACGTGGACGTCCTGGCAGAGCTTTCAATGGCCAGCCAGGCAAGCAGGGTGAGAGGGGACATGTAGGCAGGCCTGGACTCAGGGGCCATGCCGGTCTCAGAGGATCTCCAGGTGTCTGTGTTACCTCTGGGTGTCCTCAGCTCAATGCTACCAATGGGACACCACCTCAGCCAGCACCACGGAGGTTGAGAAATCGCCCATAG